TGGCGTGCTGGCCCTGCGCGACGCGACCCGGCCCTTCCCCGTGGCCGCCGATGCCCGCTTCGGCGACACGCATATCGCCTTCGTCGGCACGCTGACCGACCCGGTCAACATGGGCGCGCTGGATATCCGCCTGTGGTTGTCGGGCACGAGCATGTCGCACCTGTACGACCTGACCGGCGTCACCCTGCCGGACACCCCGCCTTACGCCACCGAAGGCCACCTCACCGCGAACCTGAAAAAGGGTGACAGTGTTTTCACCTACGACCATTTCACCGGCCGTGTCGGCGGCAGCGACCTCGGCGGCAGCCTCACCTTCAACACCGGCGGCGCCCGCCCCAGCCTCACCGGCGCGCTGAAGTCCAACCAGCTGCTCTTCAGCGACCTGGCACCGCTGATCGGCGGCGGCTCCAACAAGGAAAAGACCGAGCGTGGCGATGCGGTCAGGCAGCCCGACGACAAGGTGTTGCCGGTGGAACCGTTCAAGACGGACCGCTGGAACGCGATGGACGCCGATGTGGAATTCACCGGGGTGAAGATCGTCCACGGCGAGCGCCTGCCGATCGACAACCTGTATACGCACCTGGTCATGAAGGATGCCGTGCTGACCCTCGACCCGCTGAAGTTCGGCGTGGCCGGCGGTACCGTGGGCAGCAACATCAAGCTGGACGGATCGAAGACGCCCATGACCGGCGGCTTCAACCTCGGTGCCCGCCACATGAAGCTGAAGGAACTGTTCCCGAGCTTCGAGCCGATGAAGACCAGCTTCGGTGAACTCAACGGCGATGCCTCGCTCACGGCCACCGGCAATTCCCCGGCCGCCCTGCTGGGCAGCTCCAACGGCGAGGTCAAGCTGCTGATCAACGATGGCGCCATCAGCAGTTCGCTGCTGGAGCTGGCGGGCCTCAATGTGGGCAGCTATGCCGTCAACAAGCTGTTCGGCGACGAGGTGGTCAAGATCAACTGCATGGCCGCGGACCTGGTGACCACGCACGGTGACATGGAGTCGAAGCTGTTCGCGTTCGATACGGAAAAGGCGCTGATCAACGTTACCGGCGACATCGACTTCAAGACCGAGAAGCTCAACCTCGACATCGTGCCGCACACCAAGGGCTTCCGCCTGTTCTCGCTGCGCTCGCCGCTGTACGTGCACGGCACGATGAAGAACCCCTCGGTGGGCGTGCATGCCGGCCCGCTGATCCTGCGCGCCGGCGGCGCCGCCGCGCTGGCCGTGTTCGCGGCGCCGGTCGCCGCCCTGGCCGCGCTGGCCGTTCCGGAAAGCGGCAAGGCCGATGCCACCCAGTGCAAGCCGCTGCTGGACGACATCCGCAGCACCCCGCCGAAGGCACCCGCCGTCCGCAAATAAGATAAGCCAAGACCCTGCCGACCGCAGGGTCCTGCTAGCGATGTCCCCCAGGCTTCGGGCAAGCTTCCCCCATGACCCCTGCCCGCAAAGCCCATCTACAGATCCACTTCTGTGTCCTGCTCTGGGGCGTCACCGCCATCCTCGGCAAGCTGATCACCCTGGCGGCGCTGCCGCTGGTCTGGTGGCGCATGCTGCTGGTCTCGGTCACGCTGCTGTGTCTTCCGCGCGTGTGGCGGTCGCTGCGTGCCCTGCCCCCTCGACTGTTGCTGTCCTACGCCGGCATCGGCGTGATCGTCTCGCTGCACTGGCTGACCTTTTACGGCGCCATCAAGTTGGCCAACGCCTCCGTTGCCGCCACCTGCATCGCCTTGTGCCCGGCGTTCCTGGCCATCGTCGAGCCCTGGGTTGCCGGTAAGCGCTTCGACGCGCGTGAACTGTTGATCGGCGCGGCCGTGGTGCCCGGCGTGGCGCTGGTGGCCGGTGGCGTGCCGGGCGAGATGCGGATCGGTCTGGCCGTGGGCGTGCTGTCGGCGATCTTCGTGGCTTTCTTCAGCGCACTGAACAAGCGGCTGGTGGACAAGGCGGATGCGCTCACCGTGACCTGCATCGAGTTGGGTAGCGGCACGCTGTTCCTCACCCTGCTGGCGCCGTTCATGGCGGGGCCGCTGCTTCCCGTGCCGGATCTGCATGATGGTGTCTTGATCGTGCTGCTGGCCTACGGGTGCACGCTGCTGCCGTTCGTGCTGGCGCTGACGGCGTTGCGGTATCTCACGGCGTTCGCGACGCAGATGGTGACGAACCTGGAGCCGGTGTACGCGATCCTGCTGGCCATTCCGCTGCTGGGGGAGCAGCGGGAGCTGGGCTGGACGTTCTATGTGGGGGTGGCGATCATTTTAGGCGCGGTGTTTGCGCATCCGTTCCTGCACCGGGGGGAGGTGGCGGGGGCTTCGGATCTGGTGGTGCCTTGAGGGGGCTTTGAGCCCTTGCCCTGAGGGGATCGGGGTCGCCGACCTCGATCGCCGACATCGTCGGCTCCTACATACACATAGGCAGCGGAGCGGGAATTGGGTGGCGGTCAGGCGCGGCCGCGGGCGCGCATGGTGCGTTGGCGGCGGACGCGTTTGCCGGAGGTGCGGATGGTTTCGCGCTTGCGGGACGGTGAGGCCGCTGCGTTGCCGCGAGTCTTGGGTCGGTTCGTTTTCAGGGCGCTGGACATCTTCGGAGCGATGGACATCTTCGGGGCGCGGGACATCTTCGGGGCGCGGGACATCTTCATGGGTACTCCGGAACGGGACCGGGAGGTTCCCATGCTGGGGACCTCCCGGTGAAAAACCCGCTAAGAAGTGATCAGATCAGCTTGATCTGGCGCAGACGTTCCTGAAGATACTCGTGGGCCGTGATCGGCTCGGGATAGCGCTTCGGGTTGTCAGGCGTCACGCAGGACGGCAACACGTCGAGCACCACGTCCGGGTTGGGGTGCAGGAAGAACGGCACCGAATAGCGCGGCTTGCGCGCGTTGGCGTTCTTCGGGTTGACCACGCGGTGGGTGGTGGAGGGGTACACATGGTTGGTCAGGCGCTGCAGCATGTCGCCGATGTTGACCACGATGGCGTCGCCCTCGGTGGTGATCGGCAGCCACTCGCCTTCACGCGTGAGCACTTCCAGGCCTTCGGCGCTCGCGCCCACCAGCAGCGTGATGAAGTTGATGTCCTCGTGCGCGCCGGCGCGCTCGTTGGGCACGTCGTCGGCGACGATCGGCGGGTAGTGGATCGGGCGCAGGATGGCGTTGCCCGAATCGATCTTGTCGTCGAAGAAATGCTCCGGCAGGTCGATGTGCAGGGCCAGGGCGCGCAGCACGCGCGCGCCGAGCTCATCCAGTGCGTCGTACAGGCCGTAGCCCTTTTCCTTGAAATCGGGCACTTCCGCCGGCCAGATATTGGGCGGCATGACGTCGGCGAAGACGGAATCGCGGGGAATCTCGCGCCCGATGTGCCAGAACTCCTTGAGATCGGCGAAATGGCTGTCCTTGGCGGTTTCCACCTTGAACGGGGTGTAGCCGCGCGCACCGCCGCCGCCGGGGATGTGGTACTGGCGCTTGACGTCGTCGGGCAGCGCGAAGAAGCGCACGAACGCGTCGTACGCCCCGTCGATCGCTTCCTTGGGGATGCCGTGGCCGCTGATGCCGCAGAAGCCGTATTCACGGTACGCCGCGCCCAGTTCGGCGACGAACGCCTCGCGGTCGGTGTCGTAACGACGGATATCGAGGGTGGGGACCTTCTTCATACGGCTTCCGGGTGGTTCAGGCGGCTGCCTGGGCCGCCGATTTTACGGCCTCGGCCAGTCGCGCCGCCAGCCGTTTCACTTCCGCCGCGTCCGCCGCCTCGATGGTGACGCGGACCAGCGGCTCGGTGCCCGAGGCACGCAGCACCACGCGCCCGCGGCCTTCCAGCACGCCTTCCACCTCGGCCAGCGCCTGCCGCACCGTCTCGCTAACCAGGGCCTCCTTGGCGCCCGGCATGCGTACGTTGACCATCGTCTGCGGCAACTTGACCAGGCCGGCACGGGCCTCGGCGAAGGTCTCGCCGGCCTCGACCAGGCACTCCAGCAAGGCCAGCGCGGCCACGATGCCGTCGCCGGTGGTGAAGCGGTCCAGGCACAGCACGTGGCCGGAGGTCTCCCCGCCCAGGATGCCGCCGTGCTCCTTGAGCTGGCGCAGCACGTAACGATCGCCCACGTTAGCGCGCAGGAACGGGATGTCCATGGCGCGGAACGCGCGCTGCAGGCCGTAGTTGCTCATGGACGTGCCGACCACGGGGCCCGGCAGCGCGCCCTTGCGCTGCCAGTGGCGTGCGATGACGTAGAGCATGTCGTCGCCGTCGGTCACGGTGCCGTCGGCATCCACCACGCGCACGCGATCGCCATCGCCGTCGAAGGCGATGCCGAGGTCCGCGCCGCGCTCGACCACCGCCTGGGCCAGCGCCGCCGGCGCGGTGGAGCCCACGCCGCGATTGATGTTAAGGCCGTCCGGCTCCGCGCCGATGGTGGATACTTCGGCGCCCAGCTCGCGAAACACCTTGGGCGCGGCGTGGTAGGTGGCGCCGTGGGCGCAGTCCAGCACGATGCGCAACCCGCGCAGCGAGAACTCGTCGGCCACGGTGGCCTTGCAGAATTCCGCGTACTTGGTCAGCGCGTCGTCCACGCGGCTGGCCTTGCCCAGGGCCTCGGAGGGCACGGTGGCGAAGTCGGCTTCCAGCTCGGCCTCGATCTCGGCTTCCAGCTCGTCGTCCAGTTTCTCGCCCTGGGCGGAAAAGAACTTGATGCCGTTGTCCTGGTGCGGGTTGTGCGAGGCGCTGATGACGATGCCGGCGTCGGCACGCAGCGAGCGCGTCAGGTAGGCCACGCCGGGCGTGGGCATGGGGCCGAGCAGGCGCACGTCGGCCCCGGAGGCGACCAGGCCG
This DNA window, taken from Luteibacter sp. 9135, encodes the following:
- a CDS encoding isopenicillin N synthase family dioxygenase; amino-acid sequence: MKKVPTLDIRRYDTDREAFVAELGAAYREYGFCGISGHGIPKEAIDGAYDAFVRFFALPDDVKRQYHIPGGGGARGYTPFKVETAKDSHFADLKEFWHIGREIPRDSVFADVMPPNIWPAEVPDFKEKGYGLYDALDELGARVLRALALHIDLPEHFFDDKIDSGNAILRPIHYPPIVADDVPNERAGAHEDINFITLLVGASAEGLEVLTREGEWLPITTEGDAIVVNIGDMLQRLTNHVYPSTTHRVVNPKNANARKPRYSVPFFLHPNPDVVLDVLPSCVTPDNPKRYPEPITAHEYLQERLRQIKLI
- a CDS encoding AsmA family protein, producing the protein MRRGRKILAWVLGIVILLIVAIILFIAFFDWNRLKPTINAKVSEAIGRPFAINGDLSAHWSREPGESGLTSLIPWPHFEARDITVANPDWAKTKQFATLDSLQFRLSPFPLISHRIVVPEIRLGQPKIDLQRMKNGDDTWTFKLPESSGPSEWQLELNAIVFDKGHIDFNDAQTQIVMGIDVTPLAKGIPFDQIMAQQETDSRTQAKKTTGASAKTMAKSDADEKDRNDETKKKQVYLFAWDAKGTYKKATVTATAKTGGVLALRDATRPFPVAADARFGDTHIAFVGTLTDPVNMGALDIRLWLSGTSMSHLYDLTGVTLPDTPPYATEGHLTANLKKGDSVFTYDHFTGRVGGSDLGGSLTFNTGGARPSLTGALKSNQLLFSDLAPLIGGGSNKEKTERGDAVRQPDDKVLPVEPFKTDRWNAMDADVEFTGVKIVHGERLPIDNLYTHLVMKDAVLTLDPLKFGVAGGTVGSNIKLDGSKTPMTGGFNLGARHMKLKELFPSFEPMKTSFGELNGDASLTATGNSPAALLGSSNGEVKLLINDGAISSSLLELAGLNVGSYAVNKLFGDEVVKINCMAADLVTTHGDMESKLFAFDTEKALINVTGDIDFKTEKLNLDIVPHTKGFRLFSLRSPLYVHGTMKNPSVGVHAGPLILRAGGAAALAVFAAPVAALAALAVPESGKADATQCKPLLDDIRSTPPKAPAVRK
- a CDS encoding DMT family transporter, producing the protein MTPARKAHLQIHFCVLLWGVTAILGKLITLAALPLVWWRMLLVSVTLLCLPRVWRSLRALPPRLLLSYAGIGVIVSLHWLTFYGAIKLANASVAATCIALCPAFLAIVEPWVAGKRFDARELLIGAAVVPGVALVAGGVPGEMRIGLAVGVLSAIFVAFFSALNKRLVDKADALTVTCIELGSGTLFLTLLAPFMAGPLLPVPDLHDGVLIVLLAYGCTLLPFVLALTALRYLTAFATQMVTNLEPVYAILLAIPLLGEQRELGWTFYVGVAIILGAVFAHPFLHRGEVAGASDLVVP
- the glmM gene encoding phosphoglucosamine mutase yields the protein MSERKYFGTDGIRGRVGTYPISADFILRLGRAAGAVLARRRGTERRVPGAAADRRDPNRKVMVVIGKDTRVSGYMFEAALEAGLVASGADVRLLGPMPTPGVAYLTRSLRADAGIVISASHNPHQDNGIKFFSAQGEKLDDELEAEIEAELEADFATVPSEALGKASRVDDALTKYAEFCKATVADEFSLRGLRIVLDCAHGATYHAAPKVFRELGAEVSTIGAEPDGLNINRGVGSTAPAALAQAVVERGADLGIAFDGDGDRVRVVDADGTVTDGDDMLYVIARHWQRKGALPGPVVGTSMSNYGLQRAFRAMDIPFLRANVGDRYVLRQLKEHGGILGGETSGHVLCLDRFTTGDGIVAALALLECLVEAGETFAEARAGLVKLPQTMVNVRMPGAKEALVSETVRQALAEVEGVLEGRGRVVLRASGTEPLVRVTIEAADAAEVKRLAARLAEAVKSAAQAAA